The Actinomyces sp. oral taxon 414 genome has a segment encoding these proteins:
- a CDS encoding DegV family protein, which translates to MTLAVVTDSAAFLPPALAAEHGIGVVELHAIEGDDGATTARPSVAELAEAYEAALSRADEVLALHLTAVLSGTIDNARLAAARFDGRVRVLDLGVSAGALGLAALAAADADDARRGAARARDSASRSRLFFLVDDLSHLRRGGRMDRTTAMVGGALGIRPILGADATGLRVIEAVRGAARARRRLIGLAVEESGGGAPRRPRLPMRLVRLAVHYGDDPGAGLALENDLAEAMAQAGTRVEAILRSPVDAATRVHLGPGALGIVVAPALARA; encoded by the coding sequence ATGACCCTCGCCGTCGTCACCGACTCCGCGGCCTTCCTGCCCCCCGCGCTCGCGGCCGAGCACGGCATCGGCGTCGTCGAACTGCACGCCATCGAGGGGGACGACGGCGCCACGACGGCCCGCCCGTCGGTGGCCGAGCTCGCCGAGGCCTACGAGGCGGCCCTGTCGCGGGCCGACGAGGTCCTCGCCCTGCACCTGACCGCCGTCCTGTCGGGCACCATCGACAACGCCAGGCTGGCCGCCGCCCGGTTCGACGGCCGGGTGCGGGTGCTGGACCTGGGCGTGAGCGCGGGTGCGCTCGGCCTGGCCGCCCTGGCCGCTGCCGACGCCGACGACGCGCGCCGCGGCGCCGCCCGGGCCCGGGACTCGGCCTCCCGTTCCCGGCTCTTCTTCCTCGTTGACGACCTGTCCCACCTGCGCCGCGGCGGACGAATGGACCGGACGACGGCGATGGTGGGCGGGGCCCTGGGCATCCGCCCGATCCTCGGCGCGGACGCGACGGGCCTGCGTGTCATTGAGGCGGTGCGCGGGGCCGCCCGCGCCCGGCGCCGTCTCATCGGCCTGGCCGTGGAGGAGTCCGGCGGCGGGGCGCCGCGCCGCCCGCGCCTTCCCATGCGGCTCGTGCGCCTGGCCGTCCACTACGGCGACGACCCGGGCGCGGGCCTGGCCCTGGAGAACGACCTGGCGGAGGCCATGGCGCAGGCGGGCACCCGGGTGGAGGCGATCCTGCGCTCCCCGGTCGATGCCGCCACCCGGGTCCACCTGGGCCCCGGGGCCCTGGGCATCGTCGTCGCCCCGGCACTGGCGCGGGCCTGA
- a CDS encoding ComEA family DNA-binding protein has protein sequence MSGKRVAGGHGRTSLEELVRVACSTDPLDPVVRPRRLAIAPRAAMAFGALLLVLGVGLALRTVLTAPDGARERADEQPAAAGAATVAVGPSAVPGPVDPAATGPTGPPATGPPDPADPAGAAAGRIVVHVVGAVASPGVVVLADGARVADAIAAAGGAASDADTEQLNLARVLGDGEQVRVPHVGEQLAAPDPAPSPPGASGGGAAAGASGGRAPAAGPININTASASELEALPGIGPALAARIVEYRDGHGPFASVDDLTDVPGIGPAKLEALRSQATV, from the coding sequence ATGAGCGGCAAACGAGTGGCCGGAGGGCACGGGAGGACCAGCCTGGAGGAACTCGTGCGCGTGGCCTGCTCCACCGACCCCCTCGACCCCGTCGTCCGGCCCCGGCGGCTCGCCATCGCACCGCGCGCGGCCATGGCCTTCGGCGCGCTGCTGCTCGTGCTGGGGGTGGGCCTGGCGCTGCGCACCGTCCTGACCGCTCCCGACGGCGCTCGCGAACGGGCCGACGAGCAACCGGCGGCCGCCGGGGCCGCGACGGTCGCCGTCGGCCCCTCCGCGGTCCCGGGCCCGGTCGATCCCGCCGCGACCGGGCCGACCGGCCCTCCTGCGACCGGACCGCCCGATCCCGCCGATCCCGCGGGCGCGGCGGCGGGGCGGATCGTCGTCCACGTCGTCGGCGCCGTCGCCTCGCCCGGCGTTGTCGTACTGGCCGACGGGGCGCGCGTGGCCGACGCCATTGCGGCGGCCGGGGGAGCCGCCTCCGACGCCGACACCGAGCAGCTCAACCTCGCCCGCGTCCTGGGCGACGGGGAGCAGGTGCGCGTGCCGCACGTCGGGGAGCAACTGGCCGCCCCCGACCCGGCCCCCTCCCCGCCCGGCGCATCCGGCGGCGGCGCGGCGGCGGGAGCCTCCGGCGGGCGCGCGCCCGCCGCTGGGCCGATCAATATCAATACCGCCAGCGCCTCCGAGCTGGAGGCCCTGCCCGGCATAGGCCCGGCCCTGGCCGCCCGCATCGTGGAGTACCGCGACGGCCACGGCCCCTTCGCCTCCGTCGACGACCTGACCGACGTCCCCGGCATCGGCCCGGCCAAGCTCGAGGCCCTGCGCTCCCAGGCCACCGTATGA
- the holA gene encoding DNA polymerase III subunit delta, translating into MAPPRSARRGSRPAPAGPAWDEVALAPIVLIRAGEEVIADRAVARLVALARHRDPETRVATLEAASYEPHRLDALVSPSLFGEPRLILVPALEQMNDALLTDLLAYTGAAESDVVVVLRHNGGRRGKKLLDAIAASPYPVVTIAPVKSPRDKAALVSADVRRAGRRMESDAVGALVDALGSDLRELLSAVDQLVADTRGTITVEDVNTYYAGRFEATGFTVADAAAAGDVARAITALRHALATGTEPVPIVAALAMKIRQLARVAAMAGRGGITAGDLGMAPWQVDRARRELSGWSDDALAAAIVAVARADAEVKGEARDPVYAVERAVLTICRARRGRSPRR; encoded by the coding sequence ATGGCACCGCCCCGATCCGCCCGCCGCGGCTCACGCCCCGCCCCGGCGGGCCCCGCCTGGGACGAGGTCGCCCTCGCGCCGATCGTCCTCATCCGCGCCGGCGAGGAGGTCATCGCCGACCGCGCCGTCGCTCGCCTGGTGGCCCTGGCCCGCCACAGGGACCCGGAGACCCGGGTCGCCACGCTCGAGGCCGCCTCCTACGAGCCCCACCGGCTCGACGCCCTCGTCTCGCCCTCCCTGTTCGGCGAGCCCAGGCTCATCCTCGTCCCCGCCCTGGAGCAGATGAACGACGCCCTCCTGACGGACCTGCTGGCCTACACCGGGGCCGCCGAGTCCGACGTCGTCGTCGTCCTGCGCCACAACGGGGGCCGGCGCGGCAAGAAGCTCCTCGACGCCATCGCCGCCTCCCCCTACCCGGTGGTGACCATCGCGCCCGTCAAATCGCCCCGGGACAAGGCGGCCCTGGTCTCCGCCGATGTGCGCCGCGCCGGGCGCCGCATGGAGTCCGACGCCGTCGGCGCCCTCGTGGACGCCCTGGGCAGCGACCTGCGCGAGCTGCTGTCCGCCGTCGACCAGCTCGTGGCCGACACGCGGGGCACCATCACCGTCGAGGACGTCAACACCTACTACGCGGGCCGCTTCGAGGCCACGGGCTTCACCGTGGCCGACGCCGCCGCGGCCGGCGACGTCGCCAGGGCCATCACGGCGCTGCGCCACGCCCTGGCCACCGGCACCGAGCCCGTGCCGATCGTGGCCGCCCTGGCCATGAAGATCCGCCAGCTCGCCCGGGTGGCGGCCATGGCCGGGCGCGGCGGGATCACCGCCGGGGACCTGGGCATGGCCCCCTGGCAGGTGGACCGCGCCCGCCGCGAGCTGTCCGGCTGGTCCGACGACGCCCTGGCCGCCGCGATCGTGGCAGTGGCCAGGGCGGACGCCGAGGTCAAGGGCGAGGCCCGCGACCCGGTGTACGCCGTGGAGCGCGCGGTCCTGACGATCTGCCGGGCGCGCCGAGGCCGCTCCCCCCGCCGCTGA
- a CDS encoding DUF1846 domain-containing protein translates to MRIGFDRDKYLRMQSERIAQRRAQFGGTLYLEFGGKLVDDMHASRVLPGFTPDNKIVMLASLASEVEIVVAVSARDLTRNKVRADLGTGYEDEVLRHIDAFHDYGLYVSSVVITRWTDDNPRARAFKHKLERLGIRVYRHFPIPGYPGDVARVVSPEGYGRNEYIETTRDLVVVTAPGPGSGKMATCLSQMYHDHARGRACGYAKFETFPIWNLPLDHPVNIAYEAATADLDDVNMIDPFHLAAHGEQTVNYNRDVEVFPVLARLFEEILGASPYASPTDMGVNMAGYCISDDEVCREASRQEVIRRYYKALVAEKRDMADPVQSGRIALLMARLGVEKEDRPVVTPALDLAAATGAPASAIELPDGTIELGKTSALLGCCSAMLLNALKRLAGIDRHVDLLAKESIEPIQTLKTRHLGSRNPRLHTDEVLIALAVSASTDEAAARALAQLENLRGCDVHTSTILGSVDEGIFRALGIQVTNEPVYATKSLYRKR, encoded by the coding sequence GTGCGCATTGGATTCGATCGTGACAAGTATCTGCGCATGCAGTCCGAGCGGATCGCGCAGCGGCGCGCCCAGTTCGGCGGCACGCTCTACCTGGAGTTCGGCGGCAAGCTCGTCGACGACATGCACGCCTCCCGGGTCCTACCCGGCTTCACCCCCGACAACAAGATCGTCATGCTGGCCTCCCTGGCGAGCGAGGTCGAGATCGTCGTGGCCGTCTCCGCCCGCGACCTGACCCGCAACAAGGTCCGCGCCGACCTGGGCACCGGCTACGAGGACGAGGTGCTGCGGCACATCGACGCCTTCCACGACTACGGGCTGTACGTGAGCAGCGTCGTCATCACCCGCTGGACCGACGACAACCCGCGGGCCCGGGCCTTCAAGCACAAGCTCGAGCGCCTGGGCATCAGGGTCTACCGCCACTTCCCCATCCCCGGCTACCCCGGCGACGTCGCCCGCGTCGTCTCCCCGGAGGGCTACGGGCGCAACGAGTACATCGAGACCACCCGGGACCTGGTCGTCGTCACCGCCCCGGGGCCGGGCAGCGGCAAGATGGCCACCTGCCTGTCGCAGATGTACCACGACCACGCCCGCGGGCGCGCCTGCGGCTACGCCAAGTTCGAGACCTTCCCCATCTGGAACCTGCCTCTGGACCACCCGGTCAATATCGCCTACGAGGCCGCCACCGCCGATCTCGACGACGTCAATATGATCGACCCCTTCCACCTGGCCGCCCACGGGGAGCAGACCGTCAACTACAACCGCGACGTCGAGGTCTTCCCGGTCCTGGCCCGCCTGTTCGAGGAGATCCTGGGCGCTTCCCCCTACGCCTCGCCCACGGACATGGGCGTCAATATGGCCGGCTACTGCATCAGCGACGACGAGGTCTGCCGCGAGGCGAGCCGCCAGGAGGTCATCCGCCGCTACTACAAGGCGCTCGTGGCCGAGAAGCGTGATATGGCCGACCCGGTCCAGTCCGGGCGGATCGCCCTGCTCATGGCGCGCCTGGGCGTGGAGAAGGAGGACCGGCCGGTGGTGACGCCCGCGCTGGACCTGGCGGCCGCGACCGGGGCGCCCGCCTCCGCCATCGAACTGCCCGACGGCACCATTGAGCTGGGCAAGACCTCCGCCCTGCTGGGCTGCTGCTCGGCGATGCTGCTCAACGCCCTCAAGCGCCTGGCGGGCATCGACAGGCACGTCGACCTGCTCGCCAAGGAGTCGATCGAGCCGATCCAGACCCTCAAGACCCGCCACCTGGGCAGCCGCAACCCGCGCCTGCACACCGACGAGGTCCTCATCGCCCTGGCGGTGTCCGCCTCCACCGACGAGGCCGCCGCCCGGGCCCTGGCCCAGCTGGAGAACCTGCGCGGCTGCGACGTGCACACCTCCACGATCCTGGGGTCCGTGGACGAGGGGATCTTCCGCGCCCTGGGCATCCAGGTGACCAACGAGCCCGTTTACGCCACCAAGTCCCTGTACCGCAAGCGCTGA
- the rpsT gene encoding 30S ribosomal protein S20 produces MANIKSQIKRIKTNEKARLRNQSVKSELKTYVRRVREAIEAGDKAAAEEGLRKACRKLDKAAARGIIHKNQAANRKSKLARRVAAL; encoded by the coding sequence GTGGCGAATATCAAGTCCCAGATCAAGCGCATCAAGACCAACGAGAAGGCCCGCCTGCGCAACCAGTCCGTCAAGTCCGAGCTCAAGACCTATGTGCGCCGCGTGCGCGAGGCCATCGAGGCCGGTGACAAGGCCGCCGCCGAGGAGGGGCTGAGGAAGGCCTGCCGCAAGCTCGACAAGGCCGCCGCCAGGGGCATCATCCACAAGAACCAGGCCGCCAACCGCAAGTCCAAGCTCGCCAGGCGCGTCGCCGCGCTCTGA
- a CDS encoding ATP-binding cassette domain-containing protein, which produces MADLLTATGLTIVRGGRALVQNLDLSLTRGTVTALTGPNGSGKSTTAWCLSLHDRDCTGEITCEGVSAADMTPRFVRALHRRTIALQPQHLLLEDSWSVARNLRHAAWSLALPWRRRSDLVSEVMARTAVEGLARRRVASLSGGERMRVALARTRLMREPGLVVLDEPTAGGDESLSALVTGMLDEWVRSGAGVLVVTHDQRLVERAEHVIGLGDGPAA; this is translated from the coding sequence ATGGCTGATCTGCTCACCGCCACGGGACTGACCATTGTGCGCGGGGGACGCGCCCTCGTCCAGAACCTCGACCTCTCGCTCACCCGGGGCACGGTCACCGCCCTGACAGGCCCCAACGGCTCCGGCAAGTCGACGACGGCGTGGTGTCTGAGCCTCCACGACCGCGACTGCACCGGCGAGATCACCTGCGAGGGCGTGAGTGCCGCAGACATGACCCCCCGGTTCGTCCGGGCTCTGCACCGGCGCACGATCGCCCTGCAGCCCCAGCATCTCCTGCTCGAGGACTCCTGGAGCGTCGCACGCAACCTGCGGCACGCGGCCTGGTCCCTCGCACTGCCATGGCGCCGGCGCTCCGACCTCGTGTCGGAGGTCATGGCCCGCACCGCCGTGGAGGGTCTCGCGCGCAGGCGCGTCGCCTCCCTCAGCGGGGGCGAGCGCATGAGGGTCGCCCTCGCACGCACGCGGCTCATGCGCGAGCCCGGGCTCGTCGTCCTCGACGAGCCCACGGCGGGCGGTGACGAGAGCCTCAGCGCCCTGGTCACCGGCATGCTGGACGAGTGGGTGAGGTCCGGCGCGGGCGTCCTCGTCGTCACCCACGACCAGCGGCTCGTCGAACGGGCTGAGCACGTGATCGGGCTCGGTGACGGGCCCGCCGCATGA
- a CDS encoding type II toxin-antitoxin system PemK/MazF family toxin, with protein sequence MVPPPAYPPHPPRAHGRRVPHGRDPVGAVPRDARGVEVYDVALRGLPRFDYRPDPDGEADPGEVVWTWVPYEEDPAQGKDRPVLVLARVGGRFVVAQMTSQDHDRDAAQEARWGRHWHDVGTGDWDPRRRPSEVRLDRLLLVDSAAVRREGATLGRRAFDGVVAALRSHWG encoded by the coding sequence ATGGTCCCACCGCCCGCCTATCCCCCGCACCCGCCCCGCGCCCATGGCCGCAGAGTCCCGCACGGGCGCGACCCGGTCGGGGCAGTGCCCCGCGACGCGCGGGGCGTGGAGGTCTACGACGTCGCACTCCGGGGCCTGCCCCGCTTCGACTACCGCCCCGACCCCGACGGCGAGGCCGACCCCGGCGAGGTCGTGTGGACGTGGGTGCCCTACGAGGAGGACCCCGCCCAGGGCAAGGACCGCCCCGTCCTCGTCCTGGCCCGGGTCGGCGGCCGGTTCGTCGTCGCCCAGATGACCAGCCAGGACCACGACCGCGACGCCGCCCAGGAGGCCCGGTGGGGCCGCCACTGGCACGACGTGGGCACCGGCGACTGGGATCCGCGCCGGCGTCCCAGCGAGGTGCGCCTGGACCGGCTCCTGCTGGTGGACTCGGCCGCGGTGCGCCGCGAGGGCGCCACGCTGGGCCGCCGAGCCTTCGACGGCGTCGTGGCGGCCCTGCGCTCCCACTGGGGCTGA
- a CDS encoding ABC transporter ATP-binding protein, translating to MRLVAHRLGKTYRQADGPVVRGIDLEVPDGAFLALMGRSGSGKSTLLGMLAGIVRPTAGTVSYDGVDLWALTDSRRSRLRATRTATVFQDYNLLEELSAAENIRLGARLARRPLTREEADAALERVGLAGLGSKRPDELSGGQRQRVAIARALASSPGVVFADEPTGALDERSGAVVIELLARAARAGTSVLMVTHDPAVAAAAQEVLVLRDGVIEERLSRPTAARISHLTAAREGERA from the coding sequence ATGCGCCTCGTCGCCCACCGGTTGGGCAAGACCTATCGGCAGGCGGACGGCCCGGTCGTCCGCGGAATCGACCTGGAGGTGCCCGACGGCGCCTTCCTGGCCCTCATGGGGCGCTCCGGCTCGGGCAAGTCGACCCTGCTGGGCATGCTCGCCGGCATTGTGCGCCCCACCGCCGGCACCGTCTCCTACGACGGCGTCGACCTGTGGGCGCTGACCGATTCCCGGCGCTCCCGTCTGCGCGCCACCCGGACGGCCACCGTCTTCCAGGACTACAACCTCCTGGAGGAGCTGAGCGCGGCGGAAAACATCCGCCTGGGCGCGAGGCTGGCCCGCCGCCCGCTCACGCGCGAGGAGGCCGATGCGGCGCTGGAGCGGGTCGGGCTGGCGGGGCTGGGGTCCAAGCGGCCCGACGAACTGTCGGGCGGGCAGCGCCAGCGCGTGGCCATCGCCCGGGCACTGGCCTCCTCCCCCGGGGTCGTCTTCGCCGACGAGCCCACCGGGGCCCTGGACGAGCGCTCCGGCGCCGTCGTCATCGAGCTGCTCGCCCGCGCGGCCCGGGCGGGCACGAGCGTGCTCATGGTGACCCACGACCCGGCCGTGGCCGCCGCCGCCCAGGAGGTCCTCGTCCTGCGCGACGGCGTCATCGAGGAGCGCCTGAGCCGCCCCACCGCCGCCCGGATCTCGCACCTGACCGCTGCGCGCGAGGGTGAGCGGGCATGA
- a CDS encoding sensor histidine kinase translates to MHSRQSAAAPAAGSADAADAAGPVAPAGSAGPADAAAPAAGRGRAGALLPGLPAARRSLAWTLLLGLGALPLAAATLILLPWAPLTARVLDPRLRAGAVWLGHDGPFRRPAPYADGGQVLNLLLQIAVGLVCAAMWAAVLLLGGTLVAMGLYALAHPGRGYGIGPWRDTGPAPIVLVDGVLTALLLVAVVLAARLLAWVSARATVLTNAADEGAAALVRSRDVLLDAFSGERRRIERELHDGPQQYLTAIRLNLAALELGLRHGRDPRDLAGTMESARANAAAALASLRAVVRGIAPQVLQDEGLVAALDELLAHCGLSARLTASGPDRALDHTRALLAYHCVSEALTNASRHGGATAVEVGLTWPQRLPGTMQIEIDDDGSGPGAPSGPGGTDGADGAGGAPGAGTGIAGLRERAAVLGGDLGLGASTRLGGARLVLDLPLPEEGPPPAPPSAPSPARARTPQEARP, encoded by the coding sequence ATGCACTCCCGTCAGTCCGCCGCCGCGCCCGCCGCGGGCTCCGCCGACGCCGCCGACGCCGCTGGCCCGGTCGCTCCGGCGGGCTCCGCGGGCCCCGCCGACGCCGCCGCGCCCGCCGCGGGGCGCGGCCGGGCGGGCGCCCTGCTGCCGGGGCTGCCCGCCGCCCGGCGCTCGCTCGCCTGGACGCTGCTCCTGGGGCTGGGCGCCCTCCCCCTGGCCGCGGCGACCCTGATCCTCCTGCCCTGGGCGCCGCTGACGGCGCGGGTACTCGACCCGCGCCTGCGCGCGGGCGCCGTCTGGTTGGGCCACGACGGCCCCTTCCGCCGCCCCGCCCCCTACGCGGACGGCGGGCAGGTCCTCAACCTCCTGCTCCAGATCGCCGTGGGCCTGGTGTGCGCGGCGATGTGGGCGGCGGTCCTGCTCCTGGGCGGCACCCTCGTCGCCATGGGCCTGTACGCGCTGGCCCACCCGGGGCGGGGCTACGGCATCGGCCCGTGGCGGGACACCGGTCCCGCGCCGATCGTGCTGGTCGACGGGGTCTTGACGGCCCTGCTCCTGGTCGCCGTCGTCTTAGCGGCCAGGCTGCTGGCCTGGGTCAGTGCCCGGGCGACGGTTTTGACCAATGCGGCCGACGAGGGGGCGGCCGCCCTGGTCCGCTCCCGCGACGTCCTCCTCGACGCCTTCTCCGGGGAGCGGCGCCGCATTGAGCGCGAGCTCCACGACGGCCCCCAGCAGTACCTGACCGCCATCCGCCTCAACCTCGCCGCCCTCGAGCTGGGGCTGCGCCACGGCCGGGACCCGCGGGACCTGGCCGGGACCATGGAATCGGCCCGCGCCAATGCCGCCGCCGCCCTGGCCTCCCTGCGGGCCGTCGTGCGCGGCATCGCCCCCCAGGTCCTGCAGGACGAGGGCCTGGTCGCCGCCCTCGACGAGCTCCTGGCCCACTGCGGGCTCAGCGCCCGCCTGACCGCCTCCGGCCCCGACCGCGCCCTGGACCACACCCGCGCCCTGCTCGCCTACCACTGCGTGAGCGAGGCCCTGACCAACGCCTCCAGGCACGGCGGCGCCACCGCCGTCGAGGTGGGCCTGACCTGGCCGCAGCGCCTGCCGGGGACCATGCAGATCGAGATCGACGACGACGGGTCCGGGCCGGGCGCGCCGTCGGGCCCGGGCGGCACTGACGGTGCGGACGGCGCCGGGGGCGCGCCGGGCGCGGGCACGGGCATCGCCGGCCTGCGCGAGCGGGCCGCCGTTCTGGGCGGGGACCTCGGACTGGGGGCGTCGACCCGCCTGGGCGGGGCGCGGCTGGTCCTGGACCTGCCCCTGCCCGAGGAGGGGCCGCCCCCGGCGCCCCCGTCCGCGCCATCGCCCGCCCGCGCCCGCACCCCCCAGGAGGCCCGCCCGTGA
- a CDS encoding response regulator transcription factor: protein MKILLAEDSALLRAGLAQVLRAVGHEVVEVGDADELMERAESTAPDLVVTDVRMPPGMGDDGLRAAQTLRERWLREGRGPLPVLVLSQYVAAGYLDRLLEHGGFGYLLKERVGDVDELIRTLEEVAGGGTVVDPEVVATLLGSRRRGVERLTPREREVLGLMAEGLSNAQIARRLVLSAAAVSKHVSGVFTKLGFLPEDENRRVRAVLIWLRRRGI, encoded by the coding sequence GTGAAGATCCTGCTCGCCGAGGACTCCGCCCTCCTGCGCGCCGGCCTCGCCCAGGTCCTGCGCGCCGTCGGGCACGAGGTCGTTGAGGTCGGCGACGCCGACGAGCTGATGGAGCGCGCCGAGTCCACGGCCCCCGACCTCGTGGTCACCGATGTGCGCATGCCCCCGGGCATGGGCGACGACGGCCTGCGCGCCGCCCAGACCCTGCGGGAGCGGTGGCTGCGGGAGGGCCGCGGCCCCCTGCCGGTGCTCGTGCTCAGCCAGTACGTCGCCGCCGGCTACCTCGACCGGCTCCTGGAGCACGGCGGCTTCGGCTACCTCCTCAAGGAGCGGGTGGGGGACGTCGACGAACTGATCCGGACCCTGGAGGAGGTGGCCGGCGGCGGGACGGTGGTGGACCCGGAGGTCGTGGCCACGCTCCTGGGCTCGCGCCGCCGCGGCGTCGAGCGCCTCACCCCCCGGGAGAGGGAGGTGCTCGGCCTCATGGCCGAGGGCCTGTCCAACGCGCAGATCGCGCGCCGGCTCGTGCTCTCGGCGGCGGCCGTGTCCAAGCACGTGTCCGGGGTCTTCACCAAGCTCGGCTTCCTGCCCGAGGACGAGAACCGCCGGGTCAGGGCGGTCCTCATCTGGCTGCGCCGTCGCGGGATCTGA
- a CDS encoding ABC transporter permease: protein MTAPPSTAPAPPGHVRPAVAGPAPDATTRRGRRASFGALLAAEALKLRRSAVWVVALVLPALTVVSGTVNLLRNDLPRQWGALASQVFVFYSMFFFSLGVALLGSAAWRPEHRGSSWTAMRTTTHSPAALAAAKTLVITAPVVLMQVMVLALTWLVGAALGLGPVPPAGFAVECLIAVPAAQPLIAVQSLLSMRMRSFAAPVAVCFGGIVVGVALVLKGGALANAWPQSLVTRALTLGSQTLGTVGALDASGLVALLAGTAVCGAVCWGLLVLVARRRGGAL, encoded by the coding sequence ATGACCGCTCCCCCGTCCACCGCCCCCGCCCCGCCGGGCCACGTGCGCCCCGCCGTCGCGGGCCCCGCCCCGGACGCCACGACCCGGCGCGGGCGCCGCGCCTCCTTCGGCGCGCTGCTGGCCGCCGAGGCGCTCAAGCTGCGCCGCTCGGCCGTGTGGGTCGTCGCCCTCGTGCTGCCCGCACTGACCGTCGTGTCCGGAACCGTCAACCTGCTCAGGAACGACCTGCCCCGCCAGTGGGGCGCCCTGGCCTCCCAGGTCTTCGTCTTCTACAGCATGTTCTTCTTCTCCCTGGGCGTGGCGCTGCTGGGCTCGGCGGCCTGGCGCCCCGAGCACCGCGGGTCCAGCTGGACCGCGATGCGCACGACGACGCACTCGCCCGCGGCCCTGGCCGCCGCCAAGACCCTGGTCATCACGGCGCCCGTGGTCCTCATGCAGGTGATGGTCCTGGCCCTGACCTGGCTGGTGGGGGCGGCGCTGGGCCTCGGACCGGTTCCGCCGGCGGGCTTCGCCGTCGAGTGCCTCATCGCAGTGCCGGCCGCCCAGCCCCTCATCGCCGTCCAGTCGCTGCTGAGCATGCGCATGCGGTCCTTCGCGGCGCCAGTGGCCGTGTGCTTCGGGGGGATCGTCGTGGGCGTCGCCCTGGTTCTGAAGGGCGGTGCGCTGGCCAATGCGTGGCCGCAGTCGCTGGTGACGCGGGCGCTCACGCTGGGCTCGCAGACGCTGGGCACGGTCGGGGCGCTCGACGCGTCCGGCCTGGTGGCGCTGCTGGCCGGCACGGCGGTCTGCGGCGCGGTGTGCTGGGGGCTGCTGGTCCTGGTGGCCCGCCGCCGCGGCGGGGCGCTGTGA
- a CDS encoding ABC transporter permease gives MGAPIPAGRAAAAGGTAGGLALELAKMRRLRTVPVAAAVVAATVALSGINLMSADRAAFTRPGSHMWEQLLLGYTLMAAITGPVLASVLASRQTDIEHSGAGWTLFATAGRTPGALCRAKLAALAVVVVPAVLVQSLALVAWARLSGVGVPLDAGPWALYTVELMAVDLALCAFHVWLAAVVENQLIGVGVGLIGSFIGVYMLLAPASVARLVPWGYYAVISCARMEGATARYTAPAPGWVAGFLVLSAVLFAVATRRLDRIER, from the coding sequence ATGGGCGCGCCGATCCCCGCCGGGCGCGCCGCGGCGGCCGGCGGAACGGCAGGCGGGCTCGCCCTGGAGCTGGCCAAGATGCGGCGGCTGCGCACCGTGCCGGTGGCAGCGGCCGTGGTGGCGGCCACGGTGGCCCTGTCCGGGATCAACCTGATGAGCGCCGACCGGGCGGCCTTCACCCGGCCCGGCTCGCACATGTGGGAGCAGCTGCTGCTGGGCTACACGCTGATGGCGGCGATCACCGGCCCGGTCCTGGCCTCGGTGCTGGCCAGCCGCCAGACCGACATCGAGCACTCGGGGGCGGGCTGGACGCTGTTCGCCACCGCCGGGCGCACCCCCGGGGCCCTGTGCCGGGCCAAGCTGGCGGCCCTGGCCGTCGTCGTCGTTCCGGCCGTCCTCGTCCAGAGCCTGGCCCTGGTGGCCTGGGCGCGCCTGTCCGGGGTGGGCGTGCCGCTCGACGCGGGCCCGTGGGCGCTGTACACCGTCGAGCTCATGGCCGTGGACCTGGCCCTGTGCGCCTTCCACGTGTGGCTGGCCGCGGTCGTGGAGAACCAGCTCATCGGCGTGGGCGTGGGGCTGATCGGCTCCTTCATCGGCGTCTACATGCTGCTGGCGCCCGCGTCGGTGGCGCGCCTGGTCCCGTGGGGCTACTACGCCGTCATCTCCTGCGCCCGGATGGAGGGCGCGACGGCGCGCTACACCGCCCCCGCCCCGGGGTGGGTGGCCGGCTTCCTGGTCCTGTCCGCCGTCCTCTTCGCCGTCGCCACCCGGCGGCTCGACCGGATCGAGAGGTGA